In the genome of Myxococcus stipitatus, one region contains:
- the folD gene encoding bifunctional methylenetetrahydrofolate dehydrogenase/methenyltetrahydrofolate cyclohydrolase FolD translates to MARNIDGTEISRVMRAEMAQQVADLQAQGVTPGLSVVLVGNNPASQAYVSSKTRACEALGMKGQTLHLPEDVSTEDLFAAIDRLNADASVHGILVQLPLPAHLPYKAVLEHIHPDKDVDGFHPRNAGLAFVGDPRAFVPCTPAGILEMLRREDIPTRGKHVVIVGRSLIVSKPLASLLMAPGPDATVTITHRHTPDLASFTRQADILIVAVGKQNLITADMVKPGVVVIDVGQNRVTDPGSPRGYRMVGDVDFDAVSQVASAITPVPGGVGPMTITMLLANTIQSARQALQARAS, encoded by the coding sequence ATGGCGCGGAACATCGATGGAACCGAAATCAGCCGGGTGATGCGGGCCGAGATGGCCCAGCAGGTCGCGGACCTCCAGGCCCAGGGCGTCACCCCGGGACTCTCCGTGGTGCTCGTGGGAAACAACCCGGCGAGCCAGGCTTATGTGTCCAGCAAGACACGCGCGTGCGAGGCGCTGGGCATGAAGGGGCAGACGCTCCACCTGCCCGAGGATGTCTCCACCGAGGATCTGTTCGCCGCCATCGACCGGCTCAACGCCGACGCGTCGGTCCACGGCATCCTGGTGCAGCTCCCCCTGCCCGCGCACCTGCCCTACAAGGCCGTGCTGGAGCACATCCACCCGGACAAGGACGTGGACGGCTTCCACCCGCGCAACGCGGGCCTGGCCTTCGTCGGAGACCCGCGCGCCTTCGTGCCCTGCACCCCCGCGGGCATCCTGGAGATGCTGCGCCGGGAGGACATCCCCACGCGCGGCAAGCACGTGGTCATCGTGGGCCGCAGCCTCATCGTCAGCAAGCCCCTGGCGTCCCTGCTGATGGCGCCCGGCCCCGACGCCACCGTCACCATCACCCACCGCCACACGCCGGACCTGGCCTCCTTCACGCGGCAGGCGGACATCCTCATCGTCGCGGTGGGCAAGCAGAACCTCATCACCGCGGACATGGTGAAGCCGGGGGTCGTCGTCATCGACGTGGGGCAGAACCGCGTCACGGACCCGGGCTCGCCCCGGGGCTACCGGATGGTGGGCGACGTGGACTTCGACGCCGTCAGCCAGGTCGCCTCCGCCATCACCCCCGTCCCCGGCGGCGTGGGCCCGATGACCATCACCATGCTCCTGGCGAACACGATTCAGTCCGCGCGCCAGGCGCTCCAGGCCCGCGCGTCGTAA
- a CDS encoding acetyl-CoA C-acetyltransferase — translation MSQEAFIYDAVRTPRGKGKKGALHGTKPLSLLVGLVNALKKRHPNLDPKQIDDVVLGIVSPVGDQGADIARTLVLAAGLPETVGGVQLNRFCASGLTAVNMAAQQVRSGWEQMVIAGGVESMSRVPMGSDGGAWAMDPATNYDTYFVPQGISADLIATLEGFTREDVDRYAAESQARAAHAWAQGYFKKSVVPVVDQNGLTILDRDEHMRPETTVASLGQLSPSFAGMGEMGGFDAVALQKYHAVERIEHIHTPGNSSGIVDGAALVLIGSEKAGKAMGLKPRARIAAVATSGAEPTIMLTGPLPATRKLLDLAGLSVKDIDLFELNEAFASVVLKYQKDLGIPSDKLNVNGGAIAMGHPLGATGAMILGTMVDELERRDARRAVITLCVGGGMGVATLIERV, via the coding sequence GTGAGCCAGGAAGCATTCATCTACGACGCTGTCCGTACTCCGCGAGGCAAGGGCAAGAAGGGCGCGCTGCACGGCACCAAGCCCCTGTCGCTGCTCGTGGGCCTGGTGAACGCGCTCAAGAAGCGCCACCCGAACCTGGACCCGAAGCAGATCGACGACGTGGTGCTGGGCATCGTCTCCCCTGTCGGTGACCAGGGCGCGGACATCGCGCGCACGCTGGTGCTGGCCGCGGGCCTCCCCGAGACCGTCGGTGGCGTGCAGCTCAACCGCTTCTGTGCCTCCGGCCTGACGGCGGTGAACATGGCCGCCCAGCAGGTGCGCTCGGGCTGGGAGCAGATGGTCATCGCCGGTGGCGTGGAGAGCATGTCCCGCGTCCCCATGGGCTCCGACGGCGGCGCGTGGGCCATGGACCCCGCCACCAACTACGACACGTACTTCGTGCCGCAGGGCATCTCCGCGGACCTCATCGCGACCCTGGAGGGCTTCACCCGCGAGGACGTGGACCGCTACGCCGCCGAGTCCCAGGCGCGCGCCGCCCACGCCTGGGCCCAGGGCTACTTCAAGAAGTCCGTCGTCCCGGTCGTCGACCAGAACGGCCTCACCATCCTGGACCGCGACGAGCACATGCGGCCGGAGACGACGGTGGCCTCGCTGGGTCAGCTGAGCCCCTCGTTCGCGGGCATGGGGGAGATGGGCGGCTTCGACGCCGTGGCGCTCCAGAAGTACCACGCGGTGGAGCGCATCGAGCACATCCACACGCCGGGCAACTCCTCCGGCATCGTCGACGGCGCGGCGCTGGTGCTCATCGGCTCCGAGAAGGCGGGCAAGGCCATGGGCCTCAAGCCGCGCGCGCGCATCGCCGCGGTGGCCACGTCCGGCGCGGAGCCCACCATCATGCTCACCGGCCCGCTGCCGGCCACGCGCAAGCTGCTGGACCTGGCGGGGCTGTCCGTGAAGGACATCGACCTGTTCGAGCTCAACGAGGCCTTCGCCTCCGTGGTCCTCAAGTACCAGAAGGACCTGGGCATCCCCAGCGACAAGCTCAACGTCAACGGCGGCGCCATCGCCATGGGCCACCCGCTGGGTGCCACCGGGGCGATGATCCTCGGAACCATGGTGGACGAGCTGGAGCGGCGCGATGCCCGCCGAGCCGTCATCACCCTGTGCGTCGGGGGTGGCATGGGCGTGGCCACCCTCATCGAGCGCGTCTGA
- a CDS encoding 3-hydroxyacyl-CoA dehydrogenase NAD-binding domain-containing protein, giving the protein MSEQNTIRWEQDADGIVLLTMDDPNQSANTMNAAYIASMRATVNRLAKEKASITGVILTSAKKTFFAGGDLKDLLRIRKEDAKQAFEFGQEIKAQLRVLETLGKPVVAAINGAALGGGLEIALACHRRIVADVKGAQIGLPEVTLGLLPGGGGVVRTVRMLGIVDAMMKVLLQGQRYRPKEAQEVGLVHEVVDSVEALLPAAKAWVKANPSAQQPWDAKGYKIPGGTPSSPGLAANLPAFPANLRKQIKGTNLPAPRAIMAVAVESTQVDVDTAFTIESRYFTELVTGQVAKNMIQAFFFDMQHINSGGGRPKGYPQHTAKKVGVLGAGMMGAGIAYVCAKAGIDVVLKDVSQAAAEKGKQYSVKLVEKGLQKGKTTKEKGDALLARITPTADPAALQGCDLVIEAVFESVELKHKVFQEVQGVVAPDAVLASNTSTLPITQLAEGVKRSEDFVGMHFFSPVDKMPLLELIAGKKTSDATLAKAIDIAVQIGKTPIVVNDSRGFFTSRVIGTFLNEAIAMVGEGLAPASIEQAGLQAGYPAAPLSLMDELTLTLPRKIRQETKAAVEASGQTWVEHGSAAVIDALIDKHGRKGRSTGGGFYDYADDKRVGLWPGLAQHFTRAGHTIPFEDMKDRMLFAEAIDTVRCFDEGVLRSAADANIGSILGIGFPPWTGGVAQFINGYEGPTGTGLKGFILRARELAERYGKHFLPPASLVEKAEKGELLK; this is encoded by the coding sequence ATGAGCGAGCAGAACACCATCCGCTGGGAACAGGATGCCGACGGCATCGTCCTCTTGACGATGGACGACCCGAACCAGTCCGCCAACACGATGAACGCCGCGTACATCGCGTCCATGCGGGCGACGGTGAACCGTCTGGCCAAGGAGAAGGCCTCCATCACCGGCGTCATCCTCACCTCCGCGAAGAAGACCTTCTTCGCCGGCGGCGACCTCAAGGACCTGTTGCGCATCCGCAAGGAGGACGCGAAGCAGGCCTTCGAGTTCGGTCAGGAGATCAAGGCGCAGCTGCGCGTGCTGGAGACGCTGGGCAAGCCCGTGGTCGCCGCCATCAACGGCGCGGCCCTGGGCGGTGGGCTGGAGATTGCCCTCGCGTGTCACCGCCGCATCGTCGCCGACGTGAAGGGCGCGCAGATTGGCCTGCCGGAAGTGACGCTGGGCCTGTTGCCCGGTGGCGGCGGCGTGGTGCGCACCGTGCGCATGCTGGGCATCGTGGACGCGATGATGAAGGTGCTGCTCCAGGGCCAGCGCTACCGCCCCAAGGAGGCCCAGGAGGTGGGCCTGGTGCATGAGGTGGTGGACTCCGTGGAGGCGCTGCTGCCCGCGGCCAAGGCGTGGGTGAAGGCGAACCCGAGCGCGCAGCAGCCGTGGGACGCCAAGGGCTACAAGATTCCGGGCGGCACGCCGTCCTCGCCCGGCCTGGCGGCCAACCTGCCCGCCTTCCCCGCCAACCTGCGCAAGCAGATCAAGGGCACGAACCTGCCCGCCCCGCGCGCCATCATGGCCGTGGCGGTGGAGAGCACGCAGGTGGACGTGGACACCGCGTTCACCATCGAGTCGCGCTACTTCACCGAGCTCGTCACGGGCCAGGTCGCGAAGAACATGATTCAGGCGTTCTTCTTCGACATGCAGCACATCAACTCCGGCGGCGGGCGGCCCAAGGGCTATCCGCAGCACACCGCGAAGAAGGTGGGCGTGCTGGGCGCGGGGATGATGGGCGCGGGCATCGCCTACGTGTGCGCCAAGGCGGGCATCGACGTGGTGCTCAAGGACGTGAGCCAGGCCGCCGCGGAGAAGGGCAAGCAGTACTCCGTCAAGCTCGTGGAGAAGGGCCTGCAGAAGGGCAAGACGACGAAGGAGAAGGGCGACGCGCTGCTGGCGCGAATCACCCCCACCGCGGACCCGGCGGCGCTCCAGGGCTGCGACCTGGTCATCGAGGCCGTCTTCGAGAGCGTGGAGCTCAAGCACAAGGTCTTCCAGGAGGTCCAGGGCGTCGTGGCCCCGGACGCGGTGCTGGCATCCAACACCTCCACGCTGCCCATCACCCAGCTGGCGGAAGGGGTGAAGCGCTCCGAGGACTTCGTGGGCATGCACTTCTTCTCCCCCGTGGACAAGATGCCGCTCCTGGAGCTCATCGCGGGCAAGAAGACGAGCGACGCCACGCTGGCGAAGGCCATCGACATCGCGGTGCAGATTGGCAAGACGCCCATCGTCGTCAATGACAGCCGGGGCTTCTTCACCAGCCGCGTCATCGGCACGTTCCTCAACGAGGCCATCGCCATGGTGGGCGAGGGCCTGGCGCCCGCCTCCATCGAGCAGGCGGGACTCCAGGCGGGCTACCCCGCCGCGCCGCTGTCCCTCATGGACGAGCTCACGCTGACGCTGCCGCGCAAGATTCGTCAGGAGACGAAGGCGGCCGTGGAGGCCTCCGGCCAGACGTGGGTGGAGCACGGCAGCGCCGCCGTCATCGATGCGTTGATTGACAAACATGGGCGCAAGGGCCGCTCCACCGGCGGCGGCTTCTACGACTACGCCGACGACAAGCGCGTGGGACTGTGGCCGGGCCTCGCCCAGCACTTCACCCGCGCGGGCCACACCATCCCCTTCGAGGACATGAAGGACCGGATGCTGTTCGCCGAGGCCATCGACACGGTGCGCTGCTTCGACGAGGGCGTGCTGCGCTCGGCGGCGGACGCCAACATCGGCTCCATCCTGGGCATCGGCTTCCCGCCCTGGACGGGCGGCGTGGCCCAGTTCATCAACGGCTACGAGGGCCCCACCGGCACCGGGCTGAAGGGCTTCATCCTCCGGGCGCGCGAGCTGGCGGAGCGCTACGGCAAGCACTTCCTGCCCCCCGCGTCGCTCGTCGAGAAGGCCGAGAAGGGTGAGCTCCTGAAGTAA
- a CDS encoding class I SAM-dependent methyltransferase has translation MFNVMQVARQLKSAVLADPERFYSNETGAWVTGLPKPQDIHVVTGREPFWINLGYWRDVERVDETNCERVGELFMTAQAQLAHLLARTARLSKHDSVLDCGFGYADQDILWAEEYRPARIIGINVTPNQVRIGQERVRLMGLESVVRLELGSATRIPYGSGEFDVVFALESAMHFRTRGDFLREAIRVLRPGGRLVMADMCQKTDRESGSGLRRRLRHRYWRGRIAFPEANVWTTQRYLAELREAGFQKVRLESIASDVYPAVNTALAALRGMTAAERRPGDITVAKVREDVRRARQMEFEQLQWLTLFNCDEYAVVHAEKP, from the coding sequence ATGTTCAACGTCATGCAGGTCGCAAGGCAGCTCAAGAGCGCGGTGCTGGCGGACCCGGAGCGCTTCTACTCGAACGAGACGGGCGCCTGGGTCACCGGCCTCCCCAAGCCCCAAGACATCCACGTCGTGACGGGCCGGGAGCCCTTCTGGATAAACCTGGGCTACTGGCGCGACGTGGAGCGGGTGGACGAGACGAACTGCGAGCGGGTGGGTGAGCTGTTCATGACCGCACAGGCGCAGCTGGCCCACCTGCTCGCACGCACGGCGCGGTTGAGCAAGCACGACTCGGTCCTGGACTGCGGGTTTGGCTATGCGGACCAGGACATCCTCTGGGCGGAGGAATACCGTCCCGCGCGAATCATTGGCATCAATGTCACACCCAACCAGGTCCGCATCGGCCAGGAGCGCGTCAGGCTCATGGGGTTGGAGTCGGTGGTGCGGTTGGAATTGGGCTCGGCGACGCGGATTCCGTACGGCTCCGGGGAGTTCGACGTCGTCTTCGCCCTGGAGTCCGCCATGCATTTCCGGACCCGAGGCGACTTCCTCCGCGAGGCCATCCGGGTGCTGAGGCCGGGGGGGCGTCTGGTGATGGCGGACATGTGCCAGAAGACGGACCGCGAGTCGGGCAGCGGGCTGCGCCGCCGGCTGCGTCACCGCTACTGGCGGGGCCGGATTGCCTTTCCGGAGGCCAATGTCTGGACCACGCAGCGCTACCTCGCGGAGCTGCGGGAGGCGGGATTTCAGAAGGTCCGGCTGGAGTCCATCGCCTCGGATGTCTACCCCGCCGTCAACACGGCGCTGGCGGCGCTGCGAGGCATGACGGCCGCCGAGCGGAGGCCGGGCGACATCACGGTCGCCAAGGTGCGGGAGGACGTGCGGCGCGCCCGGCAGATGGAGTTCGAGCAGCTCCAATGGCTGACGCTGTTCAACTGCGACGAGTACGCCGTCGTCCACGCGGAGAAGCCCTGA